The region TGTGCGCAGGTCCAGAGCTCGATCTTCCCAGTGCGCACTTGATGTTCCGGCGGTGTGTTTAAAGTTACGTACGTTCTCAATATTTACGGTGTAGGTGTCTGTTACGTTTGCTGTGGCGATGTGCTCGTGCTCGTCTACCCACAAGCGTTCATGGGACGGGGATACGGCGATGAGCCAAAGTGCTATCGCAATAAGCACAAGAGCCACTACCGTTAGAACACGTCGCTTGGTCATTGTAAGGTATTGTAGCATGGAGTCGTTTTCAATCTCACTCTTCTAACCCCTTCTTAATCTGAGATAAACTAAACAGGGCAAACTAAACGGAGCAAAAAAACTAAAGCCATTTAGACCTTAGTTTTTTTGTTTACGAATAGTGCGGAGCTCTGTTTTTGCTTATTGCTTTCGCTTATTCTTCCAAAGGAGTTGTAGTGCTTGTTGTGGCAGTGCTTGAGGCGTTTGATGTTCCGTTCGTGGTCGGGGTGCTTGTGGCCTCTAGGTCAACGGGTGTCTCATCCGAAGTCATTGAATGAGCACTGGAATCAGTGTCGGCTTCTTCTTCTAGGGTTGCGTCGATCTCGTTTACGATCTCCTGAGCTCTTTCAAAGTGAGTAAGCGCTGATCGGTGGCGCTGTGATTCAAGGTGTTCTAAGCCTTTTCGAAAAAGTTTTGTTGCTTTTTCATACTTATCTTCAAGTTCGTCTCGTTCACTCTCCGGGATAGTATCTGAATCATTTAATTGTTCTTGAACTTCCAAGAGTTGCTGAGAAGTGTCTTCGTGGGTTTGTGCGGTCTCAGTTGAGCTCGTTGCCGACAGAGTTTCTGTGGTAGTAGTAGATGAAGCGCTGCTTGTGGCAGTGTCTTTGGCAGGAGTAGTTGTGCCTGTGGTCTGCGAAGAGGTTGCGTTGCTTGTAGTAGCGACTTCTTGTGGGGTGTCTTGTGTTTCAATGTAGTCCTTGATATTGGTGACATGAGCTTCCAGAGACCGTGACATATCATGCCAGATCTGTGAGTTAATACGGTTGGTTACAGTAAGCTGTTGAACTTCGTCTAGCCGTTCATTGAGTCTTCGGGCCTCGTAGCGCGCTTTAGATTTTGGAGTGGTGTGCATGAGTCCGATCAACTCCTCGTTTATAGAGACCTTGACCGGATAGAGGGCGTCTCCCGGTAGGGCACTGTTTGCTTTGTATGAAACACCTCCGCTTGTCAGCGCGATAAAAAGTATGCCGGCAATATACGGTACAGGTGAGTGGAAGAGACGAATTGATAAAATACTATTACTCCAGGTCGAAACTCTCCCTCCGCTGTGCGCTGGGTGTTCATCGGTGAATGCTAGGAACTGACGTTTGAGGTCAGCTTTCTCCTCTTTGGTCAGTGAAACCTTGTGAGTTAGATTTTTTAGTGATGTTTGTATTTTGCCCGCCATAGGTCAAGTTCTTTTTTCGTTTGCTTCTTCTTGTTCCTCAATAAATTTACGTAATCGTATTAAAGCGCGATGGACACGAACCGATATGTTGTTCTCATTTTCGTTGAGCGATTCAGCTATATCTTTTATAGAGAGGCCGTCAACATAACGCATGAAGATCACTGTTCGATAGCTATCATTAAGTTTTGCAAGATGGCTGATCAGGATCTCTGTATCAAGTCTTGCTACCGTTTCTTCGTGTTCCTGAGTTGCAGGCTGGAACCCGGTCCCTTCTTCGAGTGCATCAAGTGAAGAAGAGTGTTTTCGACGTTCGTACTCGTTAATGATCAGATTGTTTGCAACTCGGTAGAGAAAAGCACGTGGGTACTCGATCTCTCCGCCTTTGACAACATATCGCCACGTTCGCATAAATGTTTCTTGCATGAGATCAATAGCCCGTTCTCGCTTACTGATCCGAAAATAACAGTGTCGAAAGATAGCGTCCGAGTAATCATCATACAGTTTTGAAAATGTGCGTTGAAGTTTTTCGTGGCTCATTTGAGTAGACACATTAAGCGGGGATTATATTACACAGCAAATGAGGGGTAAAAATAGCAGTTTATTGTTATTTTTCCTTGAGACCTGCCTCGAAAGCCTTGCTTACACGTATTTT is a window of Candidatus Paceibacterota bacterium DNA encoding:
- a CDS encoding RNA polymerase sigma factor; amino-acid sequence: MSHEKLQRTFSKLYDDYSDAIFRHCYFRISKRERAIDLMQETFMRTWRYVVKGGEIEYPRAFLYRVANNLIINEYERRKHSSSLDALEEGTGFQPATQEHEETVARLDTEILISHLAKLNDSYRTVIFMRYVDGLSIKDIAESLNENENNISVRVHRALIRLRKFIEEQEEANEKRT